CGTGAAGGTCCCGGCGGGGGCGGGCTCCGCCTCGAGCTGGAGGCAGGCCACGCGGGCCGCCTCGCGGGCCAGCCCGTCCGGAGGGTTCTCGGCGACGATCTCGAAGCCGCGCGTGCCGGAGGCGATCTTGATCGCCGTGCGGATGAGGTCGCCGTCCCGAGCGACCACCGACGCGACCAGGGTCGTGTAGACGACGCGGTCCGTGGCGAGGAGGCCCTCCGAGTTCGCGACCGCGATGCGGCGCTCGGCGTCGCGGTAGCGCGCGTTGACCTGCGCGACCCGCGGGTCGAACCCGCGCGCGGCGCGGTCCGCGCGCTCGAGGAGGTCGATCTTCGCGTCCATCCCCACCGACCCGGGCTCGATTTCGACGCTCGACACGGAGCGGGCGGGCTCGGAGGTCAGGGCGGGAGGGGTCCGGCTCGCGCCCCCCTCGGGGAGCATCGACGCCAGCCCGGCGGCGAGGCGCAGGAGCCCCTCGCGGGTGAGGTCGTTGCCGTTCGCGAAGTACGTCTCGTCGCTGAGGACGACCCGTAGCCCGGCGCCGCTCTCCCGGCCCGAGGAAGCCTCGTCGAGCTTCCGGTCCTCCCACGACAGCGAGACGCCGCGGACCGACTCGACGAAGACCTCGGCGAAATCTCCGCCGCGGGAGAGGAGCGCGGCGAGCACGTCGTGGGCGGTGGCAGTGGTCAGCAAGGGATGCTCCTGATTTCGCTCGACCATGTCGGAGCGGCGGAACCCCTACGTTTCGACGGGTCGATTGGGGACTTCGTCGCTACCACGTGGTCGGCCGCTGGCACGCAGGTGCGATCTCCAACGTGCCAGGAGTCTTCCTCCCGGGGCCCCGAACGTCCGCTCGAAGTCCGCGAGGAGCGACGCGTACACGCGCTCCGCCTCCCGCCGGGTCTCGCGCAGGGT
The genomic region above belongs to Terriglobia bacterium and contains:
- a CDS encoding TldD/PmbA family protein; the protein is MVERNQEHPLLTTATAHDVLAALLSRGGDFAEVFVESVRGVSLSWEDRKLDEASSGRESGAGLRVVLSDETYFANGNDLTREGLLRLAAGLASMLPEGGASRTPPALTSEPARSVSSVEIEPGSVGMDAKIDLLERADRAARGFDPRVAQVNARYRDAERRIAVANSEGLLATDRVVYTTLVASVVARDGDLIRTAIKIASGTRGFEIVAENPPDGLAREAARVACLQLEAEPAPAGTFTVVLSSRAGGTMIHEACGHGLEGDFALNGLTVYAGKIGEKVASTLVTVVDDGTIPGKRGSFGIDDEGTPSRRTVLIENGVLKGFLHSRRTAALLGHEPTGNGRRESYRHLPIPRMRNTLIVPGGDAPEEIVASVAEGILVADMGGGEVDIVSGNFVFHCTEAYRIRDGRIAEPLRDAMLTGNGPDVLSRVDRVGRDLGYQVGTCGKDGQGVPVADAQPTIRVPGIVVGGLAR